In one Pseudarthrobacter oxydans genomic region, the following are encoded:
- a CDS encoding D-alanine--D-alanine ligase family protein, translating into MSHENLAAGEPARRAKPRVAVLFGGRSSEHAVSCVTAAGVLGAINKDKYEVIPIGIAKTGQWVLASADTAQWSLAGTSLPEVAPSPQTVTLAEIGGEHQLIVTAPNEVPQELGTVDVVFPLLHGPFGEDGTIQGLLELSDTRYVGAGVLASAVGMDKHFMKVVFEAAGLQVGPYVAVTDRQWRKDPESVRKQVDRLGFPVFVKPARAGSSMGISKVDSLELLDAAIEEARRHDLKLVIEAGITGREIECAVLEGRGTDAPRTSMPGEISVAGGTHEFYDFNAKYVEDDAASLSCPADIPEEAIARVRELAAAAFDAVGAEGLSRVDFFYTPAGELIINEINTMPGFTPKSMYPQMWAASGLGYADLIDELIYLALNRKTGLR; encoded by the coding sequence ATGTCCCATGAAAACCTGGCTGCAGGGGAGCCCGCGCGCAGGGCCAAACCCCGGGTGGCGGTCCTTTTCGGCGGCCGCTCGAGCGAGCACGCCGTGAGCTGCGTGACAGCGGCCGGTGTCCTCGGCGCGATCAACAAGGACAAGTACGAAGTAATTCCCATTGGCATCGCCAAAACCGGGCAATGGGTCCTCGCGTCAGCCGATACGGCCCAGTGGTCCCTCGCGGGAACATCCCTCCCTGAGGTGGCGCCTTCGCCGCAGACCGTGACCCTTGCCGAGATCGGGGGCGAGCACCAGCTGATCGTCACGGCCCCGAACGAGGTACCCCAGGAGCTCGGCACGGTGGACGTGGTTTTCCCGCTTCTCCACGGCCCGTTCGGGGAGGACGGAACCATCCAGGGGCTCCTGGAACTCTCGGATACCCGCTATGTCGGCGCCGGCGTCCTGGCCTCGGCCGTGGGCATGGACAAGCACTTCATGAAGGTGGTGTTCGAGGCTGCCGGGCTGCAGGTCGGTCCGTATGTCGCGGTGACGGACAGGCAGTGGCGCAAGGACCCGGAGTCAGTGCGCAAGCAGGTGGACCGGCTGGGATTTCCCGTCTTCGTCAAGCCGGCGCGGGCAGGATCATCCATGGGTATCTCCAAGGTGGATTCCCTGGAACTCCTCGATGCAGCCATCGAGGAAGCCCGGCGGCACGACCTGAAACTGGTGATCGAGGCCGGCATCACCGGCCGGGAGATCGAATGTGCGGTCCTCGAAGGCAGGGGCACCGACGCGCCACGCACCTCCATGCCCGGTGAAATTTCCGTGGCAGGCGGAACCCACGAGTTCTACGACTTCAACGCCAAGTATGTGGAGGACGACGCCGCCTCCCTCAGCTGCCCTGCCGACATCCCCGAGGAAGCCATAGCCCGGGTCCGGGAGCTTGCCGCGGCGGCGTTCGACGCCGTGGGGGCCGAGGGCCTGAGCCGGGTGGACTTCTTCTACACGCCCGCCGGGGAACTCATCATCAACGAAATCAACACCATGCCCGGCTTCACGCCCAAGAGCATGTATCCGCAGATGTGGGCGGCTTCCGGCCTGGGTTACGCCGACCTCATCGACGAACTGATCTACCTCGCGCTGAACCGCAAAACCGGGCTGCGCTAA
- a CDS encoding NAD(P)H-dependent glycerol-3-phosphate dehydrogenase, whose product MTPGGRQTGSARSVAVLGAGSWGTTFAKILADAAAAADEPRSIRLWGRRAEVVDRINADHRNEQYLKDIPLPESISASTDVAAVLEGADLVVIAVPAQSLRPQLREWKSLIAPDAMVVSLMKGLELGTDARMSEVISEELGLPAERIAIVSGPNLAMEIAREEPTASVVACTDSAAAGWIARSCTAPYFRPYTTADVVGVEIGGIVKNVIALAVGICEGRQMGDNTKASVITRGLAETSRLALALGGEAKTMAGLAGLGDLVATCSSPLSRNHTAGRLLGQGLTLEEVGQKMTQTAEGIKSGQAVHELAGKLGVEMPITAAVVAVLAGKLSVDQLGPVLLSRELKPEGEY is encoded by the coding sequence TGGGGAACAACCTTTGCGAAAATCCTCGCTGACGCCGCGGCTGCTGCGGACGAGCCGCGCAGCATCAGGCTGTGGGGCAGGCGTGCTGAAGTGGTGGACCGGATTAATGCGGACCACCGCAACGAGCAGTACCTGAAGGACATCCCGCTGCCGGAGAGCATCTCCGCGTCAACAGACGTCGCCGCTGTCCTGGAGGGCGCTGACCTTGTGGTCATCGCGGTCCCGGCGCAGTCGCTCCGGCCGCAGCTGCGGGAGTGGAAAAGCCTGATCGCTCCGGACGCCATGGTTGTCTCGCTGATGAAGGGCCTGGAGCTCGGTACGGACGCCAGGATGAGCGAGGTCATCAGCGAGGAACTGGGCTTGCCCGCCGAGCGCATAGCCATTGTGTCCGGCCCCAACCTGGCCATGGAAATCGCCCGCGAAGAACCCACTGCCTCTGTGGTTGCCTGCACCGACTCCGCCGCCGCAGGCTGGATCGCCAGGAGCTGCACGGCCCCCTACTTCCGGCCGTACACCACCGCCGACGTCGTGGGCGTGGAGATCGGCGGGATCGTCAAGAACGTTATTGCCCTGGCCGTCGGCATTTGCGAGGGCAGGCAGATGGGGGACAACACCAAGGCGTCCGTCATCACCCGCGGACTCGCGGAAACGTCCCGCCTGGCCCTTGCCCTTGGCGGAGAAGCCAAGACGATGGCAGGCCTCGCAGGCCTGGGCGACCTTGTGGCCACCTGTTCCTCCCCGCTGTCACGCAACCACACCGCCGGGCGGCTCCTGGGGCAGGGCCTCACGCTTGAGGAAGTGGGCCAGAAGATGACACAGACCGCCGAAGGCATAAAATCGGGCCAGGCGGTCCACGAGCTGGCAGGCAAGCTGGGCGTGGAGATGCCCATTACAGCCGCCGTCGTTGCCGTGCTGGCCGGCAAGCTGTCCGTTGACCAACTGGGGCCCGTCCTGCTGTCCCGGGAACTGAAACCTGAAGGCGAATACTGA